In Flexistipes sp., one DNA window encodes the following:
- a CDS encoding ABC transporter substrate-binding protein codes for MKRLLLVIVMLAIFSGAVFAEPIKIGALFDLTGGTADVGKPYAEGVRDCVRWFNEEKNGIDGRQIELLGVDYAYKIPQAIAAYKNFMRQDVVAVHGWGTGDTEALTKFVSRDKIPYFSASYSEHLTDPDKAPYNFLVGATYSDQARIALKYIKENSEEDTAAFIYNDSGFGRSPFFPDAENYAKKIGVDVVDTEIVGLKALDATSQLLNMQKKNPAYALIQETYMATSTILKDAQKLDLDTKFIGLNWTFGKTLIELAGEAANGFYGTNSFAMWNQTDVEGIKFLHELNAKYHPDVKYRAVNYVQGFSSMYVLLSALEKTEGELTGENIKAALESMKNFSTMGLTAPVSFSKDSHKGVTALKLYQIQNGEIKSVSDYISAD; via the coding sequence ATGAAAAGATTGTTACTGGTAATTGTAATGTTAGCTATTTTCAGCGGAGCTGTATTTGCTGAACCGATTAAAATTGGTGCACTTTTTGATTTAACCGGAGGAACTGCTGATGTAGGGAAGCCTTACGCTGAAGGTGTCAGAGACTGTGTGCGATGGTTCAATGAGGAGAAAAACGGGATCGATGGAAGGCAGATTGAGCTTTTAGGTGTGGATTATGCCTATAAAATACCGCAGGCGATAGCGGCTTATAAGAATTTTATGAGGCAGGACGTTGTAGCTGTGCACGGCTGGGGAACGGGTGACACCGAAGCTTTGACTAAATTTGTCAGCAGGGATAAAATACCCTATTTTTCAGCTTCCTATTCTGAACATTTGACAGATCCTGATAAAGCACCTTACAATTTTCTCGTGGGTGCCACATATTCAGATCAGGCCAGAATTGCTCTGAAATATATAAAGGAAAACAGCGAGGAAGACACTGCTGCTTTTATCTATAATGACTCAGGTTTCGGCCGATCACCATTTTTTCCGGATGCAGAAAATTATGCAAAAAAGATAGGCGTGGATGTTGTTGATACGGAAATTGTAGGCCTGAAGGCTCTGGATGCCACAAGTCAGCTTTTGAATATGCAGAAGAAAAATCCGGCTTATGCTTTGATTCAGGAAACATATATGGCTACCTCAACCATATTAAAGGATGCTCAGAAGCTGGATCTCGATACAAAATTTATAGGACTTAACTGGACTTTCGGAAAAACACTTATCGAACTGGCAGGAGAGGCAGCCAATGGCTTTTATGGAACAAACTCTTTTGCAATGTGGAATCAGACAGATGTGGAAGGTATAAAATTTCTTCATGAGCTTAATGCCAAATATCACCCGGATGTTAAATACAGAGCTGTGAATTATGTTCAGGGTTTTTCCTCAATGTATGTTCTTCTTTCTGCACTTGAGAAGACAGAAGGGGAGTTAACAGGAGAAAATATAAAGGCTGCACTTGAATCAATGAAGAATTTTTCAACCATGGGGCTGACAGCGCCTGTCAGTTTCAGTAAAGACAGCCATAAGGGTGTCACCGCCCTTAAGCTTTATCAGATTCAAAATGGCGAAATTAAATCGGTTTCAGACTACATATCGGCGGATTGA
- a CDS encoding ABC transporter ATP-binding protein → MLNVNNIEVVYNDVILVLKGLSLNVREGSVVCLLGSNGAGKTTTLKAVSGLLDSEDGRVTDGEIVFMGDRIDNKDAAEIVKKGIFQIMEGRRVFKDLNVEENLIAGAYTSPSAKVKDYIDKVYTYFPRLKERRTQLAGYMSGGEQQMLAIGRALMAEPKLILMDEPSLGLSPLLVKEIFNIIKTLREKENASILLVEQNANMALAVSDYGYIMENGKIVLEGTSEELVKNEDVKEFYLGSGAGRKRFRDVKHYRRRKRWLS, encoded by the coding sequence ATGTTAAACGTTAATAATATCGAAGTAGTCTACAATGATGTAATACTTGTTTTAAAAGGGCTCTCCCTGAATGTGAGGGAGGGCTCTGTTGTTTGTCTGTTGGGCTCTAACGGTGCCGGCAAGACTACAACACTTAAGGCTGTGTCCGGTCTTCTCGATTCAGAGGATGGAAGAGTAACTGACGGTGAAATTGTTTTCATGGGGGACAGGATTGACAACAAGGACGCCGCCGAGATTGTTAAAAAAGGGATTTTTCAAATAATGGAGGGGCGCAGGGTTTTTAAAGATCTTAATGTGGAGGAAAACCTCATTGCCGGAGCTTACACGAGCCCTTCAGCCAAAGTAAAAGATTATATTGATAAGGTATATACATATTTCCCGAGATTAAAAGAGAGAAGAACACAGTTAGCCGGTTATATGAGCGGCGGTGAACAGCAGATGCTTGCCATAGGCAGAGCGCTCATGGCTGAGCCTAAGCTGATATTAATGGATGAGCCTTCACTCGGTTTGAGTCCGCTGCTTGTTAAAGAGATTTTCAACATTATTAAAACATTACGTGAAAAGGAGAATGCTTCCATACTTCTGGTGGAGCAAAATGCAAATATGGCTTTAGCCGTATCCGACTATGGTTATATTATGGAGAACGGTAAAATAGTTCTTGAAGGTACATCGGAAGAACTTGTCAAAAATGAAGATGTAAAAGAATTTTATCTTGGCTCCGGAGCCGGAAGAAAGCGTTTCAGAGATGTAAAACACTACAGGAGACGTAAAAGATGGCTTTCTTAG
- a CDS encoding phenylacetate--CoA ligase family protein, with product MAFLGNLRKLLSFLNDGIENPEIIKFLKKRGLKDGPISSYEDFCSIKPLTKFELSHMQQQNPPFAGLVDMEIVSKIYLSPGPIFNSKVAEFSHYRFYKALSKADFNKNDIVFNAFSYNMSPAGDMFDEAARYLGAAVIPAGPSESQKAAEIIEKTGATAFTGTRTFLFNILKHLGNKSRLKKAYLIAEKMTEKDRELFASKYGVQAYQGYGTAEVGLIATECSEKHMHPDIDIFLEVLEPGNFQPVDLGETGEAVITFMNGKLPFVRLATGDLTIAENQECGCGSDEGFIKGIFGRSDSSVKVKGIFVHYWQFQNFLEENGINGKLVVETTGNKDVLRMISNIESEGDLKQDFHKKFGLKLESIEMDKNLEENGIIDNRDRLKQS from the coding sequence ATGGCTTTCTTAGGAAATTTGAGAAAATTATTGTCTTTTCTGAATGACGGCATTGAAAACCCTGAAATAATAAAGTTTTTGAAGAAAAGAGGGTTGAAGGACGGCCCTATTAGCTCATATGAGGATTTTTGCAGTATAAAACCTCTCACCAAATTCGAGTTATCACATATGCAGCAGCAAAATCCTCCTTTTGCCGGATTAGTGGACATGGAAATCGTTAGTAAGATATATCTCTCACCGGGACCGATTTTTAATTCTAAAGTTGCTGAATTTAGTCATTACAGATTTTATAAGGCTCTCTCAAAAGCTGATTTTAATAAAAACGATATCGTTTTTAATGCATTTTCCTATAATATGTCACCGGCCGGGGATATGTTTGACGAAGCGGCCAGGTATCTAGGTGCGGCCGTTATCCCTGCAGGCCCTTCAGAATCTCAAAAAGCTGCGGAAATAATTGAGAAAACCGGTGCAACCGCTTTTACCGGTACGAGAACATTTTTGTTTAATATATTAAAACACCTTGGAAATAAGAGCCGGCTGAAGAAAGCCTATCTGATTGCAGAAAAAATGACTGAAAAAGACAGGGAGCTCTTTGCATCAAAATACGGAGTGCAGGCATATCAGGGTTACGGAACTGCTGAAGTTGGGTTGATTGCAACTGAATGCTCAGAAAAACATATGCATCCGGATATAGATATTTTTTTGGAAGTTTTAGAGCCCGGGAATTTTCAACCTGTTGACTTAGGGGAAACGGGGGAAGCTGTAATTACTTTTATGAATGGCAAGCTCCCTTTTGTCAGATTAGCCACGGGTGATTTGACAATTGCAGAAAATCAGGAGTGTGGCTGCGGCAGTGATGAGGGATTTATAAAAGGAATTTTCGGCAGAAGCGACAGCTCGGTAAAAGTTAAGGGTATCTTTGTGCATTACTGGCAGTTTCAGAATTTTTTGGAAGAAAACGGTATTAATGGAAAACTTGTTGTTGAAACTACAGGGAATAAGGATGTTCTCAGAATGATATCAAACATCGAAAGCGAAGGTGATTTGAAACAAGATTTTCATAAAAAATTCGGTTTAAAACTGGAAAGTATAGAGATGGATAAAAATTTAGAAGAAAATGGTATAATTGATAATAGAGACAGGTTAAAGCAGAGCTGA
- a CDS encoding CBS and ACT domain-containing protein, protein MFVKDWMQTNLITVNEDDTILDAVHLMRENRIRRLPVLKKGKLTGIITEKDIKEFSPSRASTLDIYEMHNILAKSVVKDAMTSDVISVSPENPIERAALILRDKRFGGLPVVDSDGELCGIITSVDVFDVFVEAMGMRKAGARITIFVEDQPGAIAEIAKTIKKHNLNIISLATFYFKNKPEGFRDIVIRLSGNENEVQSASDELHENGFEVTSLLFLDAANIVK, encoded by the coding sequence ATGTTTGTAAAAGACTGGATGCAGACGAATTTAATTACAGTTAACGAAGATGATACGATTCTGGATGCCGTTCACCTGATGAGGGAAAACAGAATCAGAAGGCTGCCCGTACTTAAAAAGGGGAAACTTACAGGTATTATCACTGAAAAGGATATAAAAGAATTCTCACCTTCCAGAGCCAGTACACTTGATATCTATGAAATGCACAATATTTTGGCTAAGTCAGTGGTAAAAGATGCCATGACCAGTGATGTGATCAGCGTTAGTCCTGAAAATCCCATTGAAAGAGCCGCTCTGATATTACGCGATAAACGTTTTGGCGGATTACCCGTTGTGGATAGTGATGGCGAGCTGTGCGGTATAATCACCTCTGTTGATGTGTTTGATGTTTTTGTTGAGGCTATGGGGATGAGAAAGGCGGGTGCCCGAATTACGATTTTTGTTGAGGACCAGCCGGGGGCAATTGCTGAGATAGCAAAAACAATCAAGAAACACAATCTTAATATTATCAGCCTGGCAACATTTTACTTTAAAAACAAACCGGAAGGTTTCAGGGACATTGTAATAAGGCTGAGCGGGAATGAAAATGAAGTTCAGTCAGCTTCTGATGAGCTTCACGAAAACGGTTTTGAGGTGACAAGTCTTTTATTTCTGGATGCTGCAAATATCGTGAAGTAA
- a CDS encoding TlpA family protein disulfide reductase, with protein sequence MKKSIFLFIILLAAGLVNAEVSNITYKKLKKEVAGHNGKTVVIFWATYCPYCLKELTAVKNNYKYFTDNGVKIIGIAIDKSEETVRVFTEKNKFPFKTYLITDSLKEKMNIRMVPITAVFDKKGRMDDISPGCKTFQDLKTMLPG encoded by the coding sequence ATGAAAAAATCTATTTTTTTATTTATAATTTTATTGGCAGCCGGTTTAGTAAATGCAGAAGTATCAAATATTACGTATAAAAAACTTAAAAAAGAAGTAGCCGGCCATAATGGAAAAACTGTTGTCATTTTTTGGGCGACCTACTGCCCATACTGCCTCAAAGAACTTACAGCCGTCAAAAACAATTACAAGTACTTTACTGACAACGGAGTTAAGATTATCGGCATTGCAATCGATAAATCAGAAGAGACTGTCAGAGTTTTTACTGAAAAAAATAAATTCCCTTTCAAAACCTATCTTATAACAGACAGCCTTAAAGAAAAAATGAATATCAGGATGGTTCCCATAACCGCTGTTTTTGATAAAAAAGGCAGAATGGACGATATCTCACCCGGGTGTAAAACATTTCAGGATTTAAAGACAATGCTTCCCGGATAG